The following are from one region of the uncultured Hyphomonas sp. genome:
- a CDS encoding UvrD-helicase domain-containing protein — protein sequence MSSNPNRLSISQMAAPRPPAAQGDASYLDGLNPEQRDAVMTTEGPLLVLAGAGTGKTRVLTTRLAHIIGSRLAWPSQTLTVTFTNKAAREMRERALRLIGDAGEGLRWLGTFHSISAQILRQHAELVGLKSSFTILDTDDQVRLCKQIIVAENIDPKRWTPRYLAGLIDGWKNRALTPDRVPADEAFNFGDGKGIKCYEIYQARLKVLNACDFGDLLIHNITIFQQNPDLLKDFQSKFRYILVDEYQDTNVAQYLWLRLLAQGSQNICCVGDDDQSIYGWRGAEVDNILRFEKDFPGAKVIRLERNYRSTKHILAAASSVIAHNRGRLGKTLYVGDDSSVENIDAAKVNVRGLWDGEAESRLIADDIESWVRKGGKHDECAVLVRASWQMRAFEERFILLGIPYRVIGGPRFFERAEIRDAMAYLRLIRSPDDDLAFERVVNQPKRGVGNTTLAKLQAYARADGRSLFVLTPMVLQTDEIKGAAKRGLTQFIDQISMWRDRLANGMPHTELAEVILEESGYTDMLQKDRSPQAQTRLDNLKELVRAMGEFDTLPGFLEHVELVMDASTGGADEDQVQILTLHGAKGLEWPVVFLPGWEEEVFPSRRSLDESGLKGLEEERRLAYVGITRARERAYISFVANRQIYGRWQSVMPSRFIDELPHENVEVVSETGYSGMPGGEGAFTGSIEDLGERSDYSSPGWKRLKENAGKYPSTGAPRDASNLTATSGGPETFRKGQRVFHDKFGYGRVAFSEGNKLTVDFEKSGRKKVIATFVSQA from the coding sequence ATGAGTTCCAATCCGAATCGTCTCTCGATCAGTCAGATGGCCGCGCCGCGCCCGCCCGCCGCGCAGGGCGATGCATCGTACCTGGATGGCCTGAACCCGGAACAGCGCGATGCCGTGATGACCACGGAAGGGCCGCTTCTGGTGCTGGCCGGGGCCGGTACGGGCAAGACCCGCGTGCTGACCACGCGTCTGGCGCACATCATCGGCTCAAGGCTCGCCTGGCCATCGCAGACGCTGACCGTGACCTTCACCAACAAGGCCGCCCGCGAAATGCGCGAACGGGCGCTGCGCCTGATCGGCGATGCGGGGGAGGGGCTGCGCTGGCTCGGCACGTTCCACTCGATCAGCGCGCAGATCCTGCGCCAGCATGCAGAGCTTGTCGGCCTGAAGTCCAGCTTCACCATTCTCGATACCGACGATCAGGTGCGCCTGTGCAAACAGATCATCGTCGCCGAGAATATCGATCCCAAGCGCTGGACGCCGCGTTACCTGGCGGGCCTGATCGATGGCTGGAAAAACCGGGCCCTGACACCGGACCGCGTGCCCGCCGATGAGGCCTTCAATTTCGGCGATGGCAAAGGCATCAAGTGCTACGAGATCTATCAGGCGCGCCTGAAAGTGCTGAACGCCTGCGATTTCGGTGACCTGCTGATCCACAATATCACGATCTTCCAGCAGAACCCGGACCTGCTGAAGGATTTCCAGTCGAAGTTCCGCTACATTCTGGTGGACGAGTATCAGGATACGAACGTTGCCCAGTATCTGTGGCTGCGCCTGCTGGCGCAGGGCTCTCAGAATATTTGTTGCGTGGGCGATGATGACCAGTCGATCTATGGCTGGCGCGGCGCGGAAGTGGATAACATCCTGCGCTTCGAAAAGGATTTTCCCGGCGCGAAAGTGATCCGGCTGGAACGGAATTACCGCTCCACGAAACACATCCTTGCAGCCGCCTCGTCTGTCATCGCGCACAATCGCGGGCGCCTCGGCAAGACGCTCTATGTCGGCGATGACAGTTCGGTCGAGAACATCGATGCGGCCAAGGTCAATGTGCGCGGCCTGTGGGATGGCGAAGCCGAAAGCCGTCTGATTGCAGATGATATCGAGAGCTGGGTCCGTAAAGGCGGCAAGCACGATGAGTGCGCCGTTCTGGTGCGTGCCTCGTGGCAAATGCGGGCGTTCGAGGAACGCTTCATCCTGCTGGGTATTCCTTACCGCGTGATCGGCGGCCCGCGCTTTTTCGAGCGTGCCGAGATCCGCGATGCGATGGCGTATCTCCGCCTGATCCGCTCACCGGATGACGACCTTGCCTTTGAGCGTGTGGTGAACCAGCCGAAGCGCGGCGTGGGCAACACGACGCTGGCCAAGCTGCAGGCCTATGCCCGCGCAGACGGGCGCAGCCTGTTCGTGCTGACGCCAATGGTGTTGCAGACAGACGAGATCAAAGGCGCGGCCAAGCGCGGCCTGACCCAGTTCATCGACCAGATCAGTATGTGGCGGGACCGCCTTGCCAACGGCATGCCGCATACGGAGCTTGCTGAGGTGATCCTCGAAGAGTCCGGCTATACCGACATGCTGCAGAAGGACCGCAGCCCGCAGGCGCAGACGCGGCTGGACAACCTCAAGGAACTGGTCCGCGCCATGGGCGAGTTCGACACGCTGCCCGGTTTCCTGGAACATGTCGAACTGGTCATGGATGCTTCCACGGGTGGGGCGGATGAGGACCAGGTGCAGATCCTGACGCTCCACGGCGCCAAGGGCCTGGAATGGCCGGTCGTCTTCCTGCCGGGCTGGGAAGAGGAAGTGTTTCCCTCCCGCCGCAGCCTGGACGAAAGCGGACTGAAAGGCCTCGAAGAAGAGCGCCGGCTTGCCTATGTCGGCATCACAAGGGCGCGCGAACGGGCCTATATCTCGTTCGTGGCCAACCGGCAGATCTATGGCCGCTGGCAGAGCGTGATGCCCTCGCGCTTTATTGACGAGCTGCCGCATGAGAATGTCGAGGTGGTTTCGGAGACCGGCTATTCCGGCATGCCGGGCGGAGAGGGCGCCTTCACTGGCTCCATCGAGGATCTTGGCGAACGCAGCGACTATTCGAGCCCGGGCTGGAAGCGGCTGAAAGAGAATGCGGGCAAGTATCCGAGCACGGGCGCCCCGCGCGACGCGTCCAACCTCACGGCCACAAGTGGCGGTCCGGAGACGTTCCGGAAAGGCCAGCGCGTTTTCCATGACAAGTTCGGCTATGGCCGCGTCGCCTTCAGCGAGGGCAACAAGCTGACGGTCGATTTCGAGAAATCCGGCCGCAAGAAAGTTATCGCGACCTTCGTCTCTCAAGCCTGA
- a CDS encoding efflux RND transporter periplasmic adaptor subunit codes for MNRSTIIAATILVVILAWFGVRSLMRGSISSHKEEAVAESVDDLPSAVIETLIAEPHLMQINATGRTEPDKSVTVKAGTTGTVVSTPAREGSFVKAGTLLCGLDVEARSARVKEAEAQRISAEVSYEAADSLAKKGLGPANQATAAKAQLDAAKAAVNAAKVELGKTQIRAPFDGIFETRLAEAGDFLSPGQACGVLVDMDPVIVSVQVSEAVAGKLKVGMTGEALLADGRSFPATLRYVARTASDTTRTFLVEATLDTGDSIVAAGVTSQLVLPVGNVQAMKISPGLLTLSDAGQMGIRYVDATDTVRFAPVVVIDETPDGAWVTGLPDETDVISLGQDYLSEGASVKPVAAGGAQP; via the coding sequence GTGAACCGTTCGACTATCATCGCCGCAACGATCCTCGTTGTCATCCTCGCCTGGTTCGGCGTGCGCAGCCTGATGCGCGGCAGCATTTCTTCGCACAAGGAAGAAGCCGTGGCGGAAAGCGTCGACGACCTGCCATCCGCCGTGATCGAAACCCTCATCGCTGAACCGCACCTGATGCAGATCAACGCCACGGGCCGCACAGAGCCGGACAAGAGCGTGACGGTCAAAGCCGGTACCACCGGCACCGTCGTCTCCACACCTGCCAGGGAAGGCAGCTTTGTAAAGGCTGGCACGCTGCTTTGCGGCCTCGATGTAGAGGCCCGTTCCGCCCGCGTGAAGGAAGCCGAAGCGCAACGCATATCGGCTGAAGTGAGTTACGAAGCTGCCGACAGCCTCGCCAAAAAAGGACTGGGCCCGGCAAACCAGGCCACAGCCGCGAAAGCGCAGCTCGACGCGGCCAAAGCCGCCGTGAACGCAGCGAAAGTCGAACTGGGCAAGACGCAGATCCGCGCGCCGTTTGATGGCATTTTCGAAACCCGCCTCGCCGAGGCCGGTGATTTCCTGTCGCCGGGCCAGGCCTGCGGCGTGCTGGTGGACATGGATCCGGTGATCGTATCGGTACAGGTCTCCGAGGCGGTCGCCGGGAAACTGAAAGTCGGCATGACGGGCGAAGCGCTGCTGGCCGACGGCCGCAGCTTCCCTGCAACGCTGCGCTATGTGGCACGCACAGCCTCTGACACGACGCGCACGTTCCTGGTCGAAGCGACCCTCGACACCGGCGATTCCATCGTCGCGGCCGGGGTGACGTCGCAGCTGGTGCTGCCAGTCGGGAATGTTCAGGCCATGAAAATTTCGCCCGGCCTGCTCACCCTGTCCGACGCCGGACAAATGGGCATACGCTATGTCGACGCGACCGATACGGTCCGTTTCGCCCCGGTTGTCGTGATTGACGAAACGCCGGACGGCGCGTGGGTGACGGGCCTGCCCGATGAGACGGACGTCATCTCGCTTGGCCAGGACTATCTGTCCGAAGGGGCTAGTGTGAAACCGGTCGCCGCGGGCGGGGCACAGCCATGA
- a CDS encoding zinc transporter ZntB: MESGHKDPMIFGFGFDEAGLHTPLTWDDVLEGAHSKYKRVWIHLDRHSAQAQGWLYRKSGLDRLTVQALLQEETRPRAARYGQGYLINLRGPNLNEGADVEDLVTLRMWAAEDVLITVRARPVRSAFDVREMVEEGEIATSTGALVAGIADRLTDRMEVVLEDFDDEADRYEDELLDPKASIDRSVLPEFRRRVLQVRRHIMPQREALGTLVRDGAQSGLFSDQDLLFLRESADRITRLTELVENIRERSTVLYEEAIQNSTEETNQRLFVLAILSAVFLPISFVTGLFGVNLGGIPGSSNPVAFFTLVIALSLSATGTLALLRWQRWI, from the coding sequence TTCGACGAGGCCGGGCTCCACACCCCCCTGACCTGGGATGACGTGCTCGAAGGCGCGCATTCGAAGTACAAGCGCGTCTGGATCCATCTCGACCGGCACTCCGCACAGGCGCAGGGCTGGCTCTACCGCAAGAGTGGCCTGGACCGCCTGACCGTGCAGGCCCTGCTGCAGGAGGAGACACGTCCGCGCGCCGCCCGGTATGGGCAGGGTTACCTGATCAATCTGCGCGGCCCCAACCTTAATGAAGGGGCGGATGTTGAAGACCTCGTCACCCTGCGTATGTGGGCCGCCGAGGACGTTCTGATCACCGTGCGTGCCCGGCCGGTGCGCTCCGCCTTCGACGTCCGCGAGATGGTAGAGGAAGGTGAAATCGCCACCTCCACCGGGGCGCTGGTCGCCGGCATTGCCGACCGGCTGACCGACCGTATGGAAGTCGTGCTGGAAGATTTCGACGATGAAGCCGACCGGTATGAAGACGAATTACTGGACCCGAAAGCCTCGATAGACCGGTCCGTTCTGCCGGAGTTCCGGCGGCGGGTCCTGCAGGTGCGCCGCCACATCATGCCACAACGCGAAGCCCTGGGAACGCTTGTGCGGGATGGCGCCCAATCCGGCCTGTTCAGCGACCAGGACCTGCTGTTCCTGCGCGAATCCGCAGACCGGATTACGCGGCTCACAGAACTGGTTGAAAACATCCGGGAACGATCCACCGTTCTGTATGAAGAAGCGATCCAGAACAGTACGGAAGAAACCAATCAGCGCCTGTTTGTGCTGGCGATCCTGTCGGCTGTCTTCCTGCCGATCAGTTTTGTGACCGGACTTTTTGGCGTCAATCTTGGCGGAATCCCGGGATCCAGCAATCCCGTTGCCTTCTTTACGCTGGTAATCGCGCTGTCCCTTTCCGCCACGGGAACGCTGGCCCTATTGCGTTGGCAGCGCTGGATATAA
- a CDS encoding efflux RND transporter permease subunit: MTSIVDGAIGRARMVLAILLCAIIAGTVTYVKLPKEADPDIPIPFVVITVPLAGVTPEDAERLLVRPIEQEIQSIEGLKTFNGYGSEGAGTLLLEFEIDVDVDQAVLDVKDKVDLAKRFFPQDAREPVIQEFNASQFPVMVINLYGEAPVRGLNDIAEKLQDKLERNAGILEARIQGQREDVLEIVIDPAMLETYNISYQEIYNVVSSNNQLVPAGEIDTGDGSFAVKVPGLIRTAQDALNLPIKRTENSVVRLQDVAEIRRTYKDATGFATFNGKPGMLIEVVKRSGANVLDTANFVRETIAEEQKTWPSTVRATITSDTSEEIGNQLGQLQSSIVTAVLLVMIIVVAALGWRSALLVGISIPASFVMAFLLLGTFGFTINMMVMFGMVIAVGILVDGAIVVTEYADRKMAEGLNRKEAYSMAGKRMFWPVVSSTLTTLAAFVPFLFWNSMPGKFMAYLPLTLICVLTASLVMALIFLPVLGSVIGARPAGTDADLAALAADADPEQATGWLGTYVRLVKSLIARPWMVTGVAIGSVILIFMWFSTTPHRSEFFLDIEPEQAFVFVQAQGALSAEEEQKLVKRAELAIADIDGIESISSRSGSSGGGGVSFDGANDQPLDTIGRLLLDLATADGTHDGRKTLEAVRKRLQQVPGLRFQIQAREQGPPAGKDLQVALLSDNQAALTDATARLRAYVENRGDMREIDDTRPLPGIEYRLQVDRAEAGKYGLDVAQIGAAVQLVTNGILVGRYRPDDADDEVDIRVRFPKDERSASAIDTLRVSTPAGNVPLDLFVDRVPAPRVSQIERLDGKRVYYVRGNAREQGAGAAIVQDVRDWIDQAGISSDVEVRFEGADEDTKEANAFFGGAAMAALFMMAVILLWEFNNFWQVILTLSAVIISTSGVLVGIQLVLPYVSILMIGTGIVALAGIVVNNNIVLIDTYNRLRKDGRTPEEAAIATAAQRIRPILLTTGTTICGLLPMVFEMSVNFGQGAINFGGSEAEWWVQLATAVVFGLAFSTIMILLVTPVWLLVPYRTGNMIRRIAGHVRGKRPADEVRVLQNGEAANDKSDTGKSETTLPAAE; the protein is encoded by the coding sequence ATGACCAGCATCGTCGACGGCGCCATTGGCCGGGCACGCATGGTGCTCGCCATCCTGCTCTGCGCGATCATTGCAGGCACCGTCACCTATGTGAAACTGCCGAAAGAAGCGGACCCGGACATTCCGATCCCGTTCGTTGTCATCACCGTGCCGCTGGCCGGTGTGACACCGGAAGACGCCGAGCGCCTTCTGGTGCGCCCGATCGAACAGGAAATCCAGTCCATCGAAGGCCTGAAGACCTTCAATGGCTACGGCTCCGAAGGGGCCGGCACGCTGCTGCTGGAATTCGAGATCGACGTCGATGTCGACCAGGCCGTGCTGGACGTGAAAGACAAGGTGGACCTCGCCAAGCGCTTCTTCCCGCAGGATGCACGCGAACCGGTGATTCAGGAATTCAACGCGTCGCAATTCCCCGTCATGGTCATAAACCTCTATGGTGAAGCACCTGTGCGCGGCCTCAACGACATTGCCGAAAAACTTCAGGACAAGCTGGAGCGGAATGCCGGCATCCTTGAAGCCCGCATACAGGGCCAGCGCGAGGATGTGCTGGAGATCGTCATCGATCCCGCCATGCTGGAAACCTACAACATCTCCTATCAGGAAATTTACAACGTTGTTTCATCGAACAACCAGCTGGTCCCGGCCGGTGAAATCGATACCGGCGATGGCAGCTTCGCCGTCAAGGTGCCGGGCCTGATCCGCACAGCACAGGACGCGCTGAACCTGCCGATCAAACGCACGGAAAACTCGGTCGTCAGACTGCAGGACGTTGCCGAGATCCGCCGCACCTACAAGGACGCGACCGGTTTCGCGACCTTCAACGGCAAACCCGGCATGCTGATCGAGGTGGTCAAAAGGTCTGGCGCAAACGTTCTCGACACGGCCAATTTCGTCCGCGAAACAATTGCCGAGGAACAGAAAACCTGGCCTTCGACGGTGCGGGCGACAATCACGTCCGATACATCTGAAGAGATCGGCAACCAGCTCGGACAGCTGCAAAGCTCCATCGTTACCGCCGTTCTTCTGGTGATGATCATCGTGGTTGCGGCCCTTGGCTGGCGCTCTGCCCTGCTGGTCGGCATTTCGATCCCGGCCTCTTTCGTCATGGCCTTCCTGCTGCTTGGCACGTTCGGATTCACGATCAACATGATGGTGATGTTCGGCATGGTCATCGCTGTCGGTATCCTGGTCGACGGCGCCATCGTCGTGACAGAATATGCAGACCGGAAAATGGCCGAAGGCCTGAACCGCAAGGAAGCCTATTCCATGGCTGGCAAGCGGATGTTCTGGCCGGTCGTCTCCTCCACGCTCACCACGCTGGCCGCCTTCGTGCCATTCCTGTTCTGGAACTCGATGCCCGGCAAGTTCATGGCCTACCTGCCGCTGACCCTGATCTGTGTTCTGACCGCATCGCTCGTCATGGCGCTGATCTTCCTGCCGGTCCTCGGTTCGGTCATTGGCGCGCGCCCGGCAGGCACCGACGCAGACCTCGCCGCCCTTGCCGCAGACGCAGACCCGGAACAAGCCACCGGCTGGCTCGGCACCTATGTGCGGCTGGTCAAATCCCTGATCGCCCGCCCGTGGATGGTAACCGGCGTCGCCATCGGCTCCGTGATTCTCATTTTCATGTGGTTCAGCACCACGCCTCACCGGTCTGAATTCTTCCTCGACATCGAACCCGAGCAGGCGTTCGTCTTCGTCCAGGCGCAGGGCGCCCTGTCGGCGGAGGAAGAGCAGAAACTGGTCAAGCGCGCCGAGCTCGCCATTGCCGATATCGACGGGATCGAATCCATCTCGTCCCGCTCCGGTTCATCCGGCGGCGGCGGCGTCAGCTTTGACGGCGCCAACGACCAGCCACTCGATACGATCGGACGGCTTCTGCTGGACCTTGCCACCGCAGACGGCACGCATGACGGCCGCAAGACGCTTGAGGCAGTTCGGAAACGGCTGCAGCAGGTGCCCGGCCTGCGCTTTCAGATCCAGGCCCGCGAACAGGGTCCGCCCGCCGGCAAAGACCTGCAGGTCGCCCTCCTGTCCGACAATCAGGCCGCCCTCACCGATGCGACGGCCCGCCTGCGTGCCTATGTCGAAAATCGCGGCGACATGCGCGAGATTGACGATACGCGCCCGCTGCCGGGGATCGAATACCGGCTTCAGGTGGACCGCGCCGAAGCCGGCAAGTACGGCCTCGACGTGGCCCAGATCGGCGCCGCCGTGCAGCTGGTGACCAACGGTATCCTCGTGGGCCGCTACCGGCCGGACGATGCCGATGATGAAGTCGACATTCGCGTGCGGTTCCCGAAAGACGAACGCAGCGCCTCGGCCATCGATACGCTGCGTGTTTCCACACCAGCCGGCAATGTGCCGCTGGACCTGTTTGTCGACCGTGTGCCCGCCCCGCGCGTCAGCCAGATCGAACGCCTCGACGGCAAGCGCGTCTATTATGTCCGCGGCAATGCCAGGGAACAGGGCGCCGGCGCGGCCATCGTGCAGGATGTCCGCGACTGGATAGACCAGGCCGGCATCAGCTCCGATGTGGAAGTCCGCTTTGAAGGCGCAGACGAAGACACGAAAGAGGCCAATGCCTTCTTCGGCGGCGCGGCCATGGCCGCGCTGTTCATGATGGCTGTGATCCTGCTGTGGGAGTTCAATAATTTCTGGCAGGTCATCCTGACCCTGTCGGCTGTGATCATCTCGACGTCCGGCGTGCTGGTCGGCATCCAACTGGTATTGCCCTATGTGTCGATCCTGATGATCGGTACCGGGATCGTCGCCCTGGCGGGGATCGTGGTGAACAACAATATCGTTCTGATCGACACCTATAACCGCCTCCGCAAGGATGGCCGCACGCCGGAGGAAGCCGCGATTGCGACGGCCGCCCAGCGGATCCGCCCGATCCTGCTGACCACGGGCACGACCATTTGCGGCCTGCTGCCGATGGTGTTCGAGATGAGCGTGAATTTCGGCCAGGGCGCCATCAATTTCGGCGGCTCTGAAGCCGAATGGTGGGTGCAGCTGGCCACGGCCGTCGTCTTCGGCCTCGCCTTCTCGACGATCATGATCCTGCTGGTGACGCCGGTCTGGCTTCTGGTGCCCTACCGTACCGGGAACATGATCCGGCGCATCGCCGGGCACGTGCGCGGCAAGCGGCCGGCAGATGAAGTGCGTGTCCTGCAGAATGGCGAAGCAGCCAACGACAAGAGCGATACAGGCAAGTCGGAAACGACCCTGCCCGCGGCAGAGTAA